The Bos indicus x Bos taurus breed Angus x Brahman F1 hybrid chromosome 3, Bos_hybrid_MaternalHap_v2.0, whole genome shotgun sequence genome segment AAGCCCCTTCAATGCACCCTGTGATCAGACCACACATACTGTGGAAAACTGGTTGCCTATCTGGCCTGTTGGACCCGAGATCCCTGAGGGCACAGAGTCTTAGGCAGTGTTTGttgaaaaaatacaacaaattccGCTTGCAGCTGAAACTCTTACTCTCATATCTCCGGACCTTCTCGGCTTTTGGCTCCCCACCATACACAGGCCACTGAATTTCCTTCCACGCTAGGTGATCTTGGGCaaacccctgcccctccctgaggCCCTAGCCTGTTAGCCTACCCTGCCCTGCTCTAAACCTGAAACTTCCTGGAAGGAGAGGATGCCCCTAAACTTCTCCACCCCAAGTTGTGTGGCAGCTAGTTTGCTCCTGGAGCCAAGACTCAGTCTTCGGGGAGACTTCCACATCTCATCATCAGGGGAAACTTTCAGGAAGAGTGGACATAGCAATCTCTTATTCCCCAGTTGGGGCTCTACTCAGGTTAAGACCCACTCCTGTAGGGAACCCTAAATAACCCATAACCCCCATACTTACAAAGATGAGCATATTGAAGAGGATCATCATGACCTTAATGAAGTTGAAGCACCCCATGGTGGCTCCTGGGAGGCAGACATGTGGGAATTAGGATCTCGCTCCCTGACCGCTTCCCCCAGCCTGGACTGACATACCAGACTCCAGCATCCTGGACTCACATAATTACCAAGCTTCTCCTGCCTCTGGACTCTGATGTCTCTGGACTCTGACGCGTCAGGACTTTCCCCAGTTCCCATCCTGATACCCCTAACCCTCTGTACTGCCCAGGCCCTCTACTAACACCTGACACTTTGAAATTCTAACATCCCACGTGCGTCCATCCCACAGGCACCCTGAGCCTGATTCCCCCACTTCAGGGTCACTCCATGTCCTTACCTGGCTCCTGCTTATCCTGGACtttccactccccccaccccaaaccaaTCCTAGGCTCTTCCAGGACCCTCCCCGTGGCCCTCCCAGCTCCCCAAACCTGTTTCCAGATTGCTCTCTTTTCACAGGAGAGTCTCTATCCTATGCCATCACCTGGTCAGGGGTCCTGGTAGTAAGTTCTGTAAGAGGGATCTGCTGAGGCTCCAGAGAGGACCACAGCTCCAGGAGAACTGCCACTGAGTGGGCAAGCGGGAGACAGCGCGGGCTCTCACGGCACTGCTCACCTGTGGGCGGGGCAGGAGCTTTAAAGGCTCCTTCTGCccgcccaccccccgcccccccgcaccCGGTCGGCCTGCCCCTGCTGCCCCCTGCTGCTTGCCGCTCCCTCCCCACAGCTCCAGCAGCCTCTGGCCTCCGCCTGGCAACCCAACCACAGCAACGCCCCTCCTGATCTGAGTAAGACAGCTAGCTGTCTGTGGCTGAGGTGAGCGCCCCCCAGAACCGTGTGCCTTCCACAGCAAGGCACAgctgcttcctaacctgcacCTGCCGAGATGGCCGGACACATCCCACATGCTCGCAGGTACACACACCTGCCCAGGCTGTGTAttcacacccacatacacacatcaaCTCCTCCTAGTGCTCTCGAATGCACActtgcacaggcacacacacctgTGAACTCTGTGTGGGCTGACTCCTAGCAACAATCCAGAGCAACATCTGAGGTGCATACTGAAAcgctcaaacacacacacacacacacacacacacacacaaactcatgcAGGCCTGCCCACACATGCTTTCAAGGAAGTGACCCAGGCTTGGCATTTTCTTCCCCTCCTCTGAGAGGCAAACAAAcgactcttcctttttctccctccagGAAACTTCAACCCATCTTTTCCCTCCCTGAgtctttcctccctctcctccctccccacactttTTCTCTCCTCAGTCCTCTTAGCATTCTGTATACACCCCTCCCTTCCTGCCAGCAGAGGGCACCATGGTCCCACAAAAGCACTGCCCTCCCCTGAAAGTTCTTCAGCTCTGTTATACCCATCTTAACGAGTCCTTTCCCGGCTGCTGATGTTGAGCTGCTGGGAAAGTTCTGGCTTTTAAGTCACTCAGGCCAAGTGCTCCAATCCTGGTTCTGttgcttattagctgtgtgaccctgggggcATTTCTTAGGCTTGAGTTTGAGCCTCTATTTCCTGGTCTGTATAACACAATAGTTACAGGGTTTTAAGATGagattaaaaatgagatttttcttcCCATTCTGGGACATAAACGAATGACCACAGAGTGAAAAGTTCAGAACAAGGAGAGTCACAGCCAGAGGGGGTGTGGGGtggaagatttttaatttgtttttataatggGAGGAGGCAGCTGAAGAGACAGGAAAGAGAGGAAGGCTGTTAACATGAATATTTGTACAGATCATGTTTTCAATGTGTAACTTATAtcgtaggcttttttttttacctttcacaATAATCCTATAAGATTCTCTTTTCATCTGCTTTTTCAATATGGGGAAAGAGAGATACAGAAAGTTAAGTGCacatttctgaatgaatgaataaatgcagaaTGTGCtgtgtggtcagttgctcagttgtatccaactgtttgtgaccccctgggttgtagcccaccgggctcctctgtccttgggattctccaggcaagaatactggagtgggttgccatttcctcctccaggggatcttcccaacccagggattgaacccagtgtctcctgcaaagacaggcggattctttaccactgagccacttgggaagctttgACTGCAGAAGAGCAGGAGTTAAATGTCTGGGCTTTGGACCTTGGCCATCCCAGATTTGAATCCTTGCCTGCCTCTAGTTGTGTGACTTCACTCAGCTAAGCCTCGGTTTCCTTGTACAGTCGATTTTCATCGTTCATGGATTTCACATCTGTGAATTTACCCACTCATAAAATGACCTGTAAGTCCAGAGCACACTCACGGCATTTTAGTGGTCATTCATGTACACATGTAGAGCAGCAAAAAAATTCAAGTTGTCCAACACGCTTGTTCTCAGATGAGGTTGAACAAGGGGATGCTCTGCTTTCTTGTTTCGACTCTCATAAACAAGTGTTCTTTTTGTGGCCTACTTGTTGTCTGTCACTTTTTTGCACTTATgtgctttttgttggtgattttgcTATTAAATACCCCCCTCTAGCATAACACTGAAGTGCTCTTTAGTGTTCCTAAGTACAAGAAGACTGTCATGTGCCTTATGAAGAAAATACTTGTGTTGGATAAACTTTATTCAGGTACGTGTTATAGTGCTATTGGCTACGAATTCAATGTTAATGacatcaatatattttaaatgaagcacCTTTAATAGAAACACACATAAATTAGGTTATTGGTGAGTTGACAAGATATTGTGACCAGAGCTTGGTATGAATCTAATCCTGTATTTCTCCTGAAAGCACTGGCTAAATATTTGCTAATACCATGATTGTGGTGACTTTATTGGAACATAACTACcacaaataatgaaattagaagacgtttgctccttggaagaaaaattatgaccaacctagacagcatattaaaaagcagagacattgctttgtcaacaaaggtctgtctagtcaaagctatggcttttacataagtcatgtgtggatgtgagagttggactataaagaaagctgagcaccgaagaattaatgcttttgaactgtggtgttggagaagactcttgagagtcccttggactacaaggagatccaaccagtccatcctaaaggaaatcagtcctgaatattcattggaagtactgatgctaaagctgaaactccaataatttggccatctgatgcaaagaactgactcattggaaaagaccctgatgctgggaaagattgaaggcaggaggagaaggggatgacagaggatgagatggttggatggcatcactgactcaatggacatgagtttgagtaaactctgggagttggacagcgaggcctggcgtgctgcagttcatggagtcacaaagagttggacacgactgagcgattgaattgaactgaaccacaAATAATGATAATCGACTGTATGTGAAATAGGAATAATGATAGAATCTCCTTGCTGTGGGGTTGTTGTGGGATTAGATGAGGTAATGTTTGTGAAGGACTTGGCACCAtatttggcacatagtaagtgctcagtaaacaatGTTAATATTATTAACATTGGATGAGTGAAAAGGTGAGGGAGTGAATTTTTTACTCAGAGTTCCTTTCCCAAGGGGCTAAACTGAAGTTTTCTGTCTCTGGGGCTGGATCCCTGGAGGGAATTGTGACGGAGTCAAACCCTTAGGGAGGGGCTGGGCACCAGGCTCTGTAATAAAGAGCATCACCCCTACACAAGCTCTGTATGTCACAGAAGCCGCGTTGCCCTGGCCAGTAGCACCATCAGGCACCTTACAGAAGCTCACTGCACCCATGGGGCCTTCTCAGCTTGTCCGTGCCCCTCGGCCCCGGGGCTTAATTTCCCCTTACCGCAGGCCAGGCGTGGGTTGGCCTCGGCCCCGCTTTCCCAAGATGTTCAAGTGTAGCCGCAGAAGGTACCGGCAGAAACGGCAAGGCCCAGCTGGCACCACTGTAACCACCAATCTTGCCAGTGTGGCCACGGATATCAACGACACCCAAACTGCCACCACCAGGGTGTTGATCCTTGCACCGCAAGGTAGGCTGAGGGCCTGAGCCcgggtagggtggggtggggtgggggaggagaacaGGGCCACTGAAGTCCTACCCACATGAGCCCTGTGCAGGTACTCTAGCACCCCAGAGTCTGAGCGCCGTAATGGAGGAGGACGTGTTAGCTGAAGTGGACGGCTTGGGGAAATGGGAGAGTCTAAGAGCAGTGGAGCTTCCTCAcactcttttcctctcccttctctcctcagTTCTCAGACACCTCTGTCAACCTGGCAGCTTTCTGATCCTCTGAAACATCCAGAAACTAGTCCAGAAGCTTGGCTGGCTCCGGACCTTCATCTCCTCAGGGCCACGAGTGGTGAATAGCAGACAAATACAGTCCTTTCTGCTCCAACTGCTTTCCTCCACTCCCAGGTGCTTCCAGCTGACTATGGAGGGTATGAGGGCAGGGCTAGGGCTGAATGCTCCCAGGGACAggcttcagcagcagcagcaggcatcacAGGAAGACATTGGAAGGACAGAACAAGGTCGGCAACACATACCATCTTTGGCCTCAGCTTTTGCTCTGGCCTGTGAGGTGGGGGTCCTTCCTGCCTTGCACTCCCATCAGAACAGGGAAAAGGGTCTCCGTAGACATATTGGAAGGTATAGGGACCTGGGTCACTGGGGAGAAGGGTAGAGGcataaatcagaaaaagatgGCATGAAAGACAGATTGCACTGCTCCAGCGTAATGAGTGTCTGAGTGTGAGATGTATGTGCCTCTGTGTGCCTGTGAGGGTTAGTGTGAGTGAGACAGAGAGAATGGAGTTTGAAGCAGACGTGGCTGAGTGTGCCTTTGAGATGAGTGTGTCTCCGTGGCCAGCTGTGtgtcaaggtgtgtgtgtgtgtgagggtatgAATAGGCCAGGGAGGCAGTCATCTGCTCCACCAGGAGGGGGATGGGGTCACCCAGAAGTAGGAAAGGGTTAGCTTCCAAGGGGGTGCACCACCCTCAGCCCCCACAGCCGTTCTCTGAGGTCGGTATTTTCCCGGACTAACAGCTGAGCTGGGGCGTTTGGGGGTGGGGCGAGACTGAGTGAGCGTCCAGGAAGGGGGAGGGTGCTAAGCACTCAGGCCTGGGGATTTTCCATTTGGATTTCTGCGTGTGCGCCCATGTGTCATCGGGTGTAACTGGGTTTCTGTGGGGTGTGTCTCCGTGGAGTTTGTGTCTCAGAGGCAGGAAACACTGTGAGGGACTGTCTGTCATGTGTCATTTCATGCACAAGTGAGTGAGTGTCCCAGTGTCCCGAGGTCTGGCTCCAGTTCCAGGAGGGCGGGGGTGGGAGTGGACTGTGAGACCTCTGGCCTGGCCCCCTGGGCAGCCTGTGAGGAGAAAATGAATTGTGTCTGCTTTCCTCCACTCTAAGGCTTGCCAGAGACCGGGACCTGAGAGGAGGACCGGGCCAGAGAATTCACTGACACATCGTGCCCAGACTGCACTGGTGGAGGATGAGGCTTCTCAGGGTTTGGGGGAAGGTGCTGAACCCCCAGTCAGAGCTGGAGGCTGACTAGCTAGTGCCCAAAGCCCGCAAGGATGCCCACACATATAAAGACATGTGACACAGTCCAGGAACACATGCAGACATATAAACACAACTGATACAGATAAACAAGGTAACAAATTCACACCTGCATGCAAGTACACGCCAAGTACACCCCTATAAATAGATGTATGTACtgacacaaatatatataaaccTTTCCACCTGAGACaggtaacacacacacatgcctacaaatgagcacacacacgcaaacaTGCATGCACCTGGTTACAGCACACGAGCATATAGACTGACATCTGCAATCCTGCTCACGCCAACATAGGCACACACTCATGCAAACACACTCAGCAGACTTCCCTGCCCCTGTGGCCCTGGGACCCAGAAGCCTCCCTTCCCCTATGTGAGACAGCGCGtgtatgggggtgtgtgtgtgcctgcccaCACTTGTGTCTATGTGTATCTGGGGCTGTGAgattgtgtgtggatgtgtgtgtgtgcacgcatgagtggatgtgtgtgtgtgtgtgagagagagagggggttGCTTAGCTGTGGGAACCCGATGACATCATCTCTTCTGGCTATTTTTAGCTTCCTCTGCAATGACGGCTCCTTCACTGCCCCTCCCCCGCCAGGTTCCCAACTCTCCTTCCCCTTCAAGCTCCCAGAGACAGCCACAGCCAATGGTCCCCCTCATCCTAGTCTAGGTGACCCCCTGGATCGCTAATCTGGTTCACTCTCTCCCACCCCAGTCATGGCTCCCTGGAAGCTGAGAACACTGGGCTCCCAGGCCAGAGGAGGAGGCTTGGGCAGTATGGCAGCCCGGAGAAGGGGCCTGGGTTAGGTGAGCTGACCTGGCTGGTCTCCAGCCCCTAGGGTGCCTCTCCTTCTGCTTTTCAATCTGAAATTATGTTTCGGTCAGTagtgcctgctatgtgccagggaAGATGCCAAGTTCTGGGGATAGAGCAGTGAGCAGGACCGTGGGAGTTCTTCCTGGTTAGAGTTGCAGCTCGGTGGGAGACAGACATTAAACAGAGCACACAGGTGCAGCCCTGAGCTGCAGCAAGGGCTCTGAGTTGGTAACGAGGCATTCAGGCTGGGATGATGGTCTGTCTCTCATAGAGGGgacctgaggaaaccagaaggacaCACTCCCTTTACCTTATACCTCTCACCCCAACCACTGCACCTCCAGAATTCCACCAAGCCCTGCTTCCTTCTCACACCCCATTCTGTGCTCCCAACACTGTACCAGCCCACCATCCACATGGAGGTCCACTGCTATTCTTTCCTTTGGAGCTTCCCCACAGTTGATCCCTGGGAGGCAGTGCAGTGTTCCCCAtctgtagatgagaaaactgaaggcccagagaggggtaGTGCCGGATCACACATGCCCCTGCTCAGGGAGCAGCTCAGGGGAGATGGCAGGCAGGTGGAGGAGGAAGCGGCGGTGGCACTGCTGTAGAAGAAGCAGGGGATGCCatcaggaggtgggggaggggatgccatcaggaggtgggggaggggatgccatcaggaggtgggggaggggatgccatcaggaggtgggggaggggatgccTGTGGTCTGAAGGACTCACGCCTGGAGGAGGGCTTCCTGCTTTACCCAGCCTGGGGCAACCACTGGAAAATCGGGTTTGGCAGCTTCAGCTGGGCtgcagggctggaggagaggTCTAGACCACAGGGAGGAGGCCTGGAGGCGGGCCTATCTTCTAGCATGGAGTGTGGCCAAATGGTCTCATTGGGGGAGCGTTTTATAATACTGGGACCCTTTGGAGAGTGTGGGCTGAATTCAGGAGCCCAGAGTTTCCATTCTCTGGTGTGACACTTAGAAACTCCTGCCCCTTTCTTGGCCTCAATGGCCCCTCCCAGAAAGTTGCTCTGGAGGATCAGTTTCTCCACTTTCAACTCCTGCCCTCGGGGGAGGGCAACTCCTGTTTCCTGGGAGTCTGACTCAGGCACAGGAGCACAAAGCCAGTGGGTTAGGGCTGACCAGACAGCCCCTAGGGCGCCAGGATGGAGGTCCCTTGTCACCAGTGGGTCAATGGCCGGAAGCGCAGCTCCAGCCCCACAATGCAATACCGGTCACCCCACCCTTACCAGTGCCTCATCCACACCCCCACTTCCGGCCTCTGTTCCTTCCTCACCTTCAGGGAAAGCTGCAGGGCTCCCTTGGGGATCTCCCATATCTCCTCCACTGGCTCCCTGCCCTGTGCTTAACCCTCCCTCTCTGCCCATTTGGGCAGGCCAGTCTCCCAGTAAACTTTCTTTTCCTGGACCTGTAGGCAGtccagggaggaaaggaagctggGTGGGAGGGCTGTAAAGGAgcctgcttttcctcctgccctcagatgttgttgttcagttg includes the following:
- the P3R3URF gene encoding uncharacterized LOC110117498 homolog: MGPSQLVRAPRPRGLISPYRRPGVGWPRPRFPKMFKCSRRRYRQKRQGPAGTTVTTNLASVATDINDTQTATTRVLILAPQVLRHLCQPGSFLIL